In Candidatus Poribacteria bacterium, one DNA window encodes the following:
- a CDS encoding alpha/beta fold hydrolase, which translates to MFNEIKNEHGERLDYTFHEGEGNRIVVIGHGVTGNKDRPALVALAEGLAAAGISALRFSFSGNGESEGAFTDSTITKEVADLGKVIDALSEYKVCYVGHSMGGAVGVLRAAMDERIEALVSLAGMVHTKAFAEREFSDATPDEGFMWDEPDCPLSQAYMDDMATIDSVAKQASKFAVPWLLVHGTEDDIVPPEDSHDILQFANEDTELLELPGVDHVFSDDGTPVMVKKVVAWIDQKL; encoded by the coding sequence ATGTTTAATGAAATTAAAAACGAACACGGTGAACGCCTTGATTACACCTTCCATGAAGGCGAGGGCAACAGAATTGTGGTGATCGGACACGGCGTTACGGGCAACAAAGACAGACCTGCGCTCGTCGCTTTAGCAGAAGGACTCGCTGCTGCGGGGATCTCTGCGCTGCGCTTCTCCTTCTCCGGTAACGGTGAATCGGAAGGCGCGTTTACAGATTCCACTATCACCAAAGAGGTCGCCGACCTCGGTAAAGTCATTGACGCACTCAGTGAATATAAAGTGTGCTATGTCGGACATAGTATGGGTGGTGCAGTCGGCGTGCTGCGTGCCGCCATGGATGAACGCATTGAAGCACTTGTTTCGCTTGCGGGAATGGTGCATACAAAAGCATTTGCGGAACGTGAATTTAGCGATGCTACACCCGACGAGGGTTTCATGTGGGACGAACCGGATTGCCCACTCTCACAAGCCTATATGGATGACATGGCAACGATCGACAGCGTCGCAAAGCAAGCAAGTAAATTTGCCGTACCGTGGCTACTCGTTCACGGCACAGAAGACGATATTGTTCCACCTGAAGATAGCCACGATATCCTTCAGTTCGCAAACGAAGACACAGAACTCCTTGAGCTTCCGGGTGTAGACCACGTCTTTTCTGACGACGGTACCCCTGTTATGGTTAAAAAGGTTGTCGCGTGGATTGATCAAAAACTGTGA
- a CDS encoding N-6 DNA methylase, which translates to MSQAHLAYESRVNLGSYYTPPEIVDVAWEMIAPYVNSQTTIIDSACGYGDFLKNRGQAITIGCDIDETAIDVAKKGNDNKVQFFQTNALCDVSRAKFGIPNQSDLIVVGNPPYNDKTSLIRQSIKSVDFDIDDDLACRDLGISFLRSYNKLEADVICVLHPLSYLIKPTNFKLLKEFTANYRLIDGLLISSSEFPESAKHTPFPIVLALYQRDTQGMTYSFIRSFRFRVEDGKDNKKRAAPIKPQRGAMSIGSFCLGDFDYIVGYIDKYPKKKNRPTYDDPLFFWTMRDINALKRNRTFVESYSANTIVIDKRKLDYYAYVDVFKRNLHRLPFYFGNCDVLIDDNLFKKYKSAFISDAIRHHPSLKKHFQIKPIEKQQVESELDMYFKSLLGAHHV; encoded by the coding sequence ATGAGTCAGGCACACTTAGCGTATGAGAGTAGAGTGAATTTGGGCAGTTATTATACTCCCCCTGAAATTGTAGATGTAGCGTGGGAGATGATCGCGCCTTATGTGAACTCACAGACCACTATTATTGATAGCGCGTGTGGATACGGGGATTTTCTGAAAAATCGTGGGCAGGCTATCACAATCGGGTGTGATATAGACGAAACTGCAATCGATGTGGCAAAAAAGGGCAATGATAATAAAGTTCAGTTCTTTCAAACGAACGCTTTGTGCGATGTATCAAGAGCAAAATTCGGTATTCCCAACCAATCTGATTTGATAGTCGTCGGAAACCCACCCTATAACGATAAAACATCTCTGATTCGCCAAAGCATCAAAAGTGTCGATTTTGATATTGATGATGACCTGGCATGTCGGGACTTAGGCATATCATTTCTCCGTTCTTACAATAAACTCGAAGCAGACGTTATTTGTGTTTTACATCCATTATCCTATTTAATTAAGCCCACCAATTTCAAACTACTAAAGGAGTTCACCGCCAATTATAGATTGATAGACGGTCTACTCATCAGCAGTTCGGAATTTCCTGAATCCGCAAAGCACACGCCTTTCCCAATTGTCCTCGCGCTTTACCAGAGAGACACACAAGGAATGACGTACAGTTTTATCCGTTCCTTCCGCTTCCGTGTAGAAGACGGTAAAGATAACAAAAAGCGCGCAGCACCGATAAAGCCCCAGCGGGGCGCAATGTCTATAGGAAGCTTTTGTCTCGGTGATTTCGATTATATTGTCGGTTATATTGATAAATATCCGAAAAAGAAGAACCGACCTACATACGATGATCCTCTATTTTTTTGGACAATGCGAGACATCAACGCACTAAAAAGAAACCGCACTTTTGTTGAAAGTTATAGCGCGAATACAATTGTAATTGACAAACGAAAACTGGATTACTATGCTTATGTGGATGTGTTCAAAAGAAACCTGCATAGACTCCCTTTCTATTTCGGAAATTGTGATGTGCTTATAGATGATAACCTGTTCAAAAAATATAAATCTGCTTTCATTAGCGATGCTATTAGACATCATCCTTCTCTGAAAAAGCATTTTCAGATCAAACCGATAGAGAAACAACAGGTTGAGTCTGAATTAGATATGTATTTCAAATCGTTGTTAGGGGCGCATCATGTTTGA
- a CDS encoding PmoA family protein — translation MFSLSQTQNSLTVAWNNQQVLGYHFPEDGNRPFCHPLNLPGAPPLTMNEPGDHVHHQGLWVAWKKVNDVNFWEQPAPGSDPTGFGRIVHQQIVAQNADADSASLTTENAWIDWQGTTHLTEQREITVHPPTADTMQISVSLTLQPNAREVVLDLRRGEPGADGRFYSGMAIRFDNSITPGNLLDADGRTEPMDIFGQQSRWCSFTSQHPTDSETYGVAIVDHPDNPRYPTTWWVRNRENYCLIHPSPVYYEPFHIAPDEALKLQYSVVLYRGRPNAEVFE, via the coding sequence ATGTTTTCACTCTCACAAACACAAAATAGTTTAACCGTCGCTTGGAACAATCAACAGGTCTTAGGTTATCATTTTCCCGAAGATGGCAACCGGCCCTTCTGTCATCCATTGAACCTGCCCGGTGCGCCGCCGCTCACGATGAACGAACCCGGTGATCATGTGCATCACCAAGGTCTCTGGGTCGCATGGAAAAAGGTCAACGATGTCAATTTTTGGGAACAACCGGCACCCGGTAGCGATCCGACAGGCTTCGGCAGGATCGTCCACCAGCAGATTGTTGCCCAAAATGCAGATGCCGACAGCGCAAGTTTAACAACAGAAAACGCGTGGATAGATTGGCAAGGCACAACGCATCTCACGGAACAACGAGAGATAACCGTCCATCCACCGACAGCCGATACGATGCAGATTTCTGTGTCGCTGACGCTTCAGCCGAACGCGCGTGAGGTCGTTTTGGATTTACGACGCGGTGAACCCGGTGCAGACGGCAGATTCTACAGCGGTATGGCAATCCGATTTGACAATAGCATCACGCCGGGCAACCTGTTAGATGCCGACGGACGTACTGAACCGATGGACATCTTCGGTCAACAGAGTCGGTGGTGCAGCTTCACTTCACAACACCCGACTGACAGCGAAACCTACGGTGTCGCTATCGTTGACCATCCCGATAACCCCCGCTACCCGACAACGTGGTGGGTCCGCAACCGTGAGAACTACTGCTTAATCCATCCATCTCCGGTCTATTATGAACCGTTCCATATCGCACCCGATGAGGCTCTGAAGTTGCAGTATAGTGTTGTTCTCTATCGTGGGCGGCCTAATGCAGAAGTATTTGAATAG
- a CDS encoding TIM barrel protein, with product MSTPRLSVSTWSLHRQLGKPGFTGPAHGMQIPTETHNNGPIPLLELPAHIAEFGIRTLEICHFHLPSVEQSYLSELRAALADADVELFSLLIDDGDITHPSEAARDIAWIEKWIDIAGELGAKCARVIGGKADPSAETVAQSRDVLSQLTERADTAGIRLMSENWFSIFSTPENVITILDGLDGKVGLCLDFGNWRGDTKYEDLAAIASRAESCHTKAHFAAPREMDKADYVQCLELTQKAGFAGPHTLIYDGPGDDEWEGLALEREVVNLYLN from the coding sequence ATGTCAACACCACGCCTTTCAGTCTCAACATGGAGTTTGCATCGGCAACTCGGGAAACCCGGATTCACCGGACCCGCGCACGGCATGCAGATTCCTACCGAAACCCATAACAATGGTCCTATTCCACTCTTGGAATTACCCGCACACATTGCCGAATTCGGCATTCGGACCTTGGAGATTTGCCATTTCCATCTGCCCTCTGTTGAGCAGTCTTATCTCTCAGAACTCCGCGCAGCACTCGCAGATGCCGATGTCGAACTCTTCTCCTTACTCATTGACGACGGCGACATCACGCACCCGTCTGAAGCAGCGCGCGACATCGCTTGGATAGAAAAGTGGATTGACATTGCTGGTGAACTCGGTGCGAAGTGTGCACGGGTCATCGGTGGCAAGGCAGATCCATCAGCGGAGACCGTAGCACAGAGCCGAGATGTCCTTTCCCAACTCACCGAACGCGCAGATACCGCAGGCATCCGTTTAATGAGCGAAAACTGGTTCTCTATCTTCTCTACCCCCGAAAACGTCATCACCATCTTAGACGGATTAGACGGTAAGGTAGGACTCTGTCTCGACTTCGGCAACTGGCGCGGCGATACAAAATACGAGGACCTCGCTGCGATTGCTTCACGGGCAGAATCGTGTCACACCAAAGCGCATTTCGCTGCCCCGCGCGAGATGGACAAGGCAGATTACGTGCAATGCCTTGAACTCACCCAAAAAGCCGGTTTTGCCGGACCGCATACGCTCATCTACGACGGACCCGGCGATGACGAATGGGAAGGCTTAGCACTGGAACGCGAAGTCGTGAACCTATACCTCAATTAG
- a CDS encoding nucleotidyltransferase domain-containing protein: MNNEFISIMTERIVRDFDPLQIILFGSQARGDADPHSDIDLLVVFAELTDKRKTAIDIRVALADLPVAKDILVSTTEELERHRKRVGSVLRYAQQEGHVLYANN, from the coding sequence ATGAATAACGAATTTATCTCAATCATGACAGAGCGCATCGTGCGCGACTTTGACCCACTACAGATTATCCTCTTCGGTTCGCAGGCACGAGGGGACGCAGATCCGCATAGCGATATAGACCTCCTCGTGGTTTTCGCGGAACTCACAGATAAACGGAAAACTGCCATTGACATCCGAGTTGCTTTGGCGGATTTGCCTGTGGCGAAGGACATCCTTGTATCAACGACCGAAGAACTTGAACGGCACCGCAAGCGAGTCGGGTCGGTGCTGCGTTATGCCCAACAAGAAGGACACGTCCTTTATGCAAATAACTGA
- a CDS encoding metallophosphoesterase, translating into MKLGVMSDSHDNIPNVKRAVALFNEIGVDLVVHAGDFIAPFAIDPLGDLNCRVVGVFGNNDGERIVVAKRFEAIGGEVHPNLASASLGEKNIAVMHYPELAIPIAKSGDFDIVIYGHTHQIDIQKGESLLLNPGETGGWTTGKATVAVVDIETLEATIHEL; encoded by the coding sequence ATGAAACTTGGTGTTATGTCCGATAGCCACGACAACATCCCGAACGTCAAACGCGCTGTCGCGCTTTTTAATGAGATCGGTGTAGATTTGGTCGTCCACGCAGGTGATTTTATCGCGCCGTTTGCTATTGATCCGTTAGGAGACTTGAACTGCCGCGTTGTCGGCGTATTCGGAAATAATGACGGTGAACGCATTGTCGTTGCCAAACGATTTGAAGCCATCGGTGGTGAAGTACACCCTAACCTCGCAAGCGCATCCCTCGGTGAGAAAAACATCGCTGTGATGCACTACCCTGAACTCGCCATCCCTATCGCCAAAAGCGGCGATTTTGACATCGTGATCTATGGACACACCCACCAGATAGACATCCAGAAAGGTGAATCTCTATTGCTCAATCCGGGTGAAACAGGGGGGTGGACAACAGGGAAAGCAACGGTTGCCGTTG
- a CDS encoding Rieske (2Fe-2S) protein, whose translation MQTPTSALEETGIGSIHVEAPPIEIDETELVYHQLCPAEDFEELEGKPFHVNGTHLAVFKSDDKFYAVDNRCPHMGYPMSKGSIRDGVLICHWHHWEFDLKSGACFLAFGDDLKAFPVEAREDGYLYVGLGKGEREAAKQRVIANGKRALERGLKDRSTFFIAKAVTALRDAGATPAEIIQQGLHYGAHKSSDGWSSGVAILTLAANLWDDVDPDDHNLFLVHGLSQISRRTTGSARPYRAPFPRVIEEHDLETLMRWFRYFIDKRHGGAAERILLTLNDRTYDKSVLADFVYTAATDYYFTGDGHALDFANKMFEALDYVNWEGSHEILRPIVVDLVGRTRHEETSRWADAVPVLEPVFERLDSIWEDNQANESDLDISAFTQTLLGDEFEPTVAAVEEKIRAGVELTDICRAMTYASAVRTARFHLKNEGDWHDVANIYSYSHALYHAFQYAPSANLLRGIFHGVVYLAYLRWLNMPAARIPRPGQRIPDETYDAPDKMLDRLQEFADFQKVYEAEILVNQYLEEGHDVDALKRTLAHILLREDAELHMFQVLEVAFRHYDLSVDFEEQRMHLLAATRYITAQKLMKNILWSTENAERLARGELLSERDDD comes from the coding sequence GTGCAAACGCCAACTTCTGCGCTTGAGGAAACCGGCATCGGTTCTATCCACGTTGAAGCACCACCAATAGAAATAGACGAAACCGAACTTGTCTACCATCAACTCTGCCCCGCTGAAGATTTTGAAGAATTAGAAGGTAAACCCTTTCATGTTAACGGCACGCATCTCGCTGTTTTCAAGTCCGACGACAAATTTTACGCCGTTGACAACCGTTGCCCGCACATGGGGTATCCGATGTCCAAAGGGAGTATCCGGGACGGTGTCCTGATCTGCCATTGGCACCATTGGGAATTTGACCTCAAATCGGGTGCATGCTTCTTGGCATTCGGTGATGACCTGAAAGCCTTTCCTGTTGAAGCCCGAGAGGACGGTTATTTGTACGTCGGGTTAGGAAAAGGCGAGCGAGAGGCAGCAAAACAGCGTGTCATCGCAAACGGCAAGCGGGCACTTGAGCGGGGTCTTAAAGACCGCAGCACCTTCTTTATCGCTAAGGCTGTCACCGCACTGCGTGATGCAGGCGCGACACCCGCGGAGATTATTCAACAAGGCCTCCACTACGGTGCACATAAAAGTAGTGATGGCTGGTCGTCAGGTGTTGCGATCCTCACACTCGCAGCGAACTTGTGGGATGACGTTGACCCAGATGACCACAACCTGTTTCTCGTACACGGATTAAGCCAGATCAGCCGTAGAACAACGGGAAGCGCACGCCCCTATCGCGCACCCTTCCCGCGAGTAATTGAGGAACACGACCTCGAAACACTAATGCGATGGTTCCGTTATTTTATTGATAAACGCCACGGCGGCGCAGCAGAACGCATCTTGCTAACGCTGAATGACCGAACCTACGATAAATCCGTCCTCGCAGATTTCGTGTACACGGCAGCAACTGACTATTACTTCACTGGCGATGGACACGCCCTCGATTTTGCGAATAAAATGTTTGAGGCGTTGGATTACGTCAACTGGGAAGGATCACACGAGATTTTACGCCCGATTGTCGTTGATCTTGTCGGTAGAACACGGCATGAGGAAACCTCTCGGTGGGCTGACGCTGTACCTGTCTTAGAACCCGTCTTTGAGAGACTTGACAGTATATGGGAAGACAATCAAGCGAACGAATCAGATCTTGATATTTCAGCATTTACACAGACGCTACTCGGTGATGAGTTTGAACCTACTGTTGCCGCGGTTGAAGAGAAAATTCGCGCAGGGGTCGAGTTGACTGACATCTGCCGCGCGATGACCTATGCCTCGGCGGTTCGCACTGCCCGGTTCCATCTCAAAAACGAAGGCGACTGGCACGATGTCGCGAACATTTACTCATACTCGCACGCCCTTTATCACGCTTTCCAGTATGCACCGAGTGCTAATCTCCTACGCGGCATTTTTCACGGAGTCGTTTACTTGGCATACTTGCGCTGGTTGAATATGCCCGCCGCCCGTATTCCGAGACCTGGGCAACGGATACCTGATGAAACTTACGACGCTCCTGACAAGATGTTAGATCGACTCCAAGAGTTCGCTGACTTCCAAAAGGTCTACGAAGCAGAAATTCTGGTGAACCAGTATCTTGAAGAAGGGCATGATGTTGACGCGCTGAAACGAACGCTCGCACACATCCTGCTACGTGAAGACGCGGAACTCCACATGTTCCAGGTCCTCGAAGTCGCCTTCCGGCATTACGACTTGTCAGTTGACTTTGAAGAACAAAGGATGCATCTGTTGGCAGCGACGCGTTACATCACCGCTCAGAAGCTCATGAAGAACATTTTGTGGTCCACTGAGAACGCAGAACGTCTCGCACGGGGTGAGTTACTCAGCGAACGCGACGATGATTAG
- a CDS encoding sulfite oxidase → MMPKSTHKPSFTDWHKTVPDTTRRDFLTTVGKTALLASLGMFGAGCEAVDRGLLDRGLTPVVLEDPQAAGLPKPDMLVHSEIPFNGEFAPHLLNDDVTPTERHFVRNNSGIPERAVNKDIRGWKLVIDGEVHKELALSMDDLTRFPQVTMEVVLECAGNGRSLFVPEVSGTPWQRGAVACSEWTGVRMRDVLQAAGVKPSAVYTGNYGEDLPNDGSEPFSRGIPIEKAMDEHTLIALKMNGEVLPAAHGFPARLIVPGWIGSAMQKWLNRIWVRHTVHDSEKMSGYSYRIPAYPIAPGDKPPVEDMRIATAWQVKSLITQPQSSLEFGASTPIKVRGHAWAGENQIDKVMVSTDFGLQWQETQLLQPSNRYAWSHWETELTLANKGYYEIWARAYDDTGAAQPFTQPWNPKGYLGNVIHRVPISVVA, encoded by the coding sequence ATGATGCCAAAAAGCACGCACAAACCCAGCTTTACAGATTGGCATAAAACTGTTCCTGACACAACAAGACGGGACTTTCTTACTACGGTAGGTAAAACGGCACTACTCGCGAGTCTGGGCATGTTTGGTGCTGGCTGCGAAGCCGTTGATCGAGGGTTGTTGGACAGAGGACTCACGCCCGTTGTCTTGGAAGACCCACAAGCAGCAGGACTCCCGAAACCGGACATGCTTGTCCATTCGGAGATCCCTTTTAACGGCGAGTTTGCCCCGCACCTCCTCAACGACGATGTTACCCCCACAGAACGACATTTCGTTCGTAACAACAGCGGCATTCCAGAACGAGCGGTAAACAAGGATATCCGTGGATGGAAATTGGTCATAGACGGTGAAGTCCATAAAGAACTGGCACTGTCTATGGATGACTTGACACGTTTCCCGCAGGTTACTATGGAAGTCGTATTGGAATGTGCCGGAAACGGGAGAAGCCTATTTGTACCGGAAGTTAGCGGAACACCGTGGCAACGTGGTGCCGTTGCCTGTAGTGAATGGACAGGCGTACGCATGCGTGATGTCTTGCAAGCCGCAGGTGTAAAACCGAGTGCTGTCTATACCGGAAACTACGGCGAGGATCTACCCAACGATGGCAGCGAACCTTTTTCACGAGGAATCCCGATTGAAAAGGCAATGGATGAGCACACGCTCATCGCTCTTAAGATGAACGGAGAAGTGTTGCCAGCCGCCCACGGGTTCCCCGCGAGATTGATTGTCCCCGGATGGATCGGTAGTGCAATGCAGAAATGGCTCAATCGTATCTGGGTGCGGCATACGGTTCACGACTCCGAAAAAATGAGCGGCTATTCTTATCGCATCCCCGCTTATCCGATAGCACCCGGAGATAAACCGCCAGTCGAGGATATGCGCATCGCGACTGCATGGCAGGTTAAGTCCTTGATTACCCAGCCACAATCATCTCTGGAATTCGGCGCGAGCACTCCTATAAAGGTTAGAGGACACGCATGGGCAGGCGAAAATCAGATTGATAAAGTTATGGTCTCTACAGATTTCGGTCTGCAGTGGCAAGAAACCCAGTTGCTCCAGCCATCAAACAGATATGCTTGGTCCCATTGGGAAACCGAACTCACCCTTGCAAACAAGGGGTACTATGAAATATGGGCACGTGCCTATGACGATACAGGTGCCGCGCAGCCTTTCACGCAACCGTGGAATCCGAAAGGGTACCTTGGCAATGTCATTCATAGAGTGCCTATTTCAGTAGTTGCCTAA
- a CDS encoding HEPN domain-containing protein — translation MQITDRLADTARWLRYAEEDLITAETLLEQRHLPPRQSCWYAQQSAEKALKAVLIFLEIDFPRTHDLNVLRSLVPESWQLKAAHSDLASLTEWAAEARYPSDMPEATNADASKALEQARAIWTAVSTTLAEHGYHVEQDL, via the coding sequence ATGCAAATAACTGACCGACTCGCAGATACCGCTCGCTGGCTGCGTTATGCCGAAGAAGACTTGATAACGGCTGAAACCCTTTTAGAGCAACGACACTTGCCGCCTCGTCAATCTTGTTGGTACGCACAACAATCTGCTGAGAAGGCACTCAAGGCGGTATTAATCTTCTTAGAGATTGATTTTCCGAGAACGCATGACTTGAATGTTCTGCGGAGTTTGGTCCCTGAGAGTTGGCAACTCAAAGCTGCGCATTCAGATTTGGCATCTCTAACAGAATGGGCAGCTGAAGCCCGATACCCGAGTGACATGCCGGAAGCCACGAACGCGGACGCATCCAAGGCACTTGAACAAGCACGAGCCATCTGGACAGCTGTATCTACTACGCTCGCAGAACATGGTTATCATGTAGAGCAAGACCTCTAA
- a CDS encoding R.Pab1 family restriction endonuclease, giving the protein MFDKENKKILADIPLTRHSGKIRIKSRSMFYEYGIPHATRSVPFTQNNYVEWQIGYDLEYKERDGSSLPHISFIAYNGKKKVLYELSEYLYYFYFWGVITSSKLKETLEFLSNLEEENLISNHPDCQITRTHPIEKQINNTTFFEMTLKYPQLVYKFGTYEIIAEITISEKQRAIGIQPMLYLCFPITELQASENLIGRTAQVKETAQFVIDESNCRIVIEMVKVFGMLSPSHHKDILEILKSILM; this is encoded by the coding sequence ATGTTTGATAAAGAAAACAAGAAAATCCTTGCAGATATTCCTCTGACAAGACATAGTGGAAAAATAAGAATTAAGTCAAGAAGCATGTTTTATGAGTATGGCATACCACATGCTACGAGAAGTGTCCCTTTCACTCAAAACAATTATGTTGAGTGGCAAATAGGTTACGATTTAGAATACAAGGAAAGGGATGGTTCCTCCCTGCCTCATATATCGTTCATTGCATACAACGGTAAGAAAAAGGTCTTGTACGAGTTGTCCGAATATTTGTATTACTTCTATTTTTGGGGTGTGATTACTTCTTCAAAATTAAAGGAAACTCTTGAATTTTTATCTAATCTGGAGGAAGAAAACTTAATCTCTAATCACCCTGATTGCCAGATAACCAGAACACATCCTATTGAAAAACAAATCAATAACACAACATTTTTTGAAATGACCCTGAAGTATCCGCAACTTGTATATAAATTTGGAACATATGAAATCATTGCGGAAATTACCATAAGCGAGAAGCAAAGAGCAATTGGTATCCAACCAATGCTCTACTTATGTTTTCCTATAACAGAACTTCAAGCAAGTGAAAATCTAATTGGTCGTACCGCACAGGTAAAAGAAACAGCCCAATTTGTAATAGATGAAAGCAATTGCAGAATAGTTATTGAGATGGTGAAAGTGTTCGGAATGCTTAGCCCTTCACACCATAAGGATATTCTTGAGATACTAAAATCTATACTCATGTAA